The following is a genomic window from Theobroma cacao cultivar B97-61/B2 chromosome 10, Criollo_cocoa_genome_V2, whole genome shotgun sequence.
tctagTATAACTGtttaatttataaacattttttttgaCCCCCCCCCCCCGCCAAACATAAAATCGTGGCTCTGCCACTAAGCAAGCTAAAcatttggttttattttagaaaaagaGACAAAGCCCCTGAGAAAgcacaaaaattttaaatgattgttCCATAGTAAAACGAAAGAACAAAAATCCTCTGCCCCTTGTTTGTGCCTTCTTCCGTACTTCATGTATAAATTTTTGTCATGTGTCTACTTCATGTTTATAGTAATAGTTTATCTAATATTATGCTATCTCTAAATCGAAACAAAGAGTGAAATTAATCATTATcaatcaaaaatataaaattaaaaactccTCATCCCATCacttattttttcatttttctctctttcacattatttctattaAATTACAAGATTAGTTCCATAGATAACCCTTGATTCTCTTGATATTAAAACCTTAATTGAAGATGCCATCGAAGAAGAAACTGTAATCAATCCCATTTGTCTAGATCGCCGTCAACCAATGAAGGGGTTTCATTAAGTAACTCTAAAACCAAATCATAAGGGTTTTCATCCTATCCAGCCAAAGAAACATAGAGTGAGCATAATAGGCTGACCATGGGCAATCTCTGAAACCAAATTGTATGGCCTTAATAAAACTCTTGAGTCTCATGATTAAAATGAGAATGAAATTTTGGATAAATGTTGTTGTACCGAGGGAGATGATCTGAAATTTAATGTGGATAACTCAACAAGAGGTGGTCTGGATAcctctaataatttttaaatttttataacttgTCTTTActttttagaaattttataatttcgcctctacaaaaattttaaaatattttctttttttatttcattttattatgaatactttttacatttaagtatttatctatttttgttatataaattttcttttttacctaaatactatttctttttaaaccaaaaatctcatttcataattattatttatgtatatatttttcttctaaatcaatttctttccaaTTGTTTATTAGCCTAacctattttcctttttactagctatttttttttatcttttctcaTAAATCTATTTAATATTTGCCTCTTGTATGTTAGTTTTATTGACTCTTGTGAATTAACCATCATTGAgagttttattatttattattatttattcattatcttcattctttctttacttcttttgttttatatttttgcttaattactaattaggttaatatattttcatttatttaagaTTAGAAACATCGAGATTCGATATTGAaaccctcccatcgtactggtgggaTCTTAGTCGAAATCCTTTACCTAGGGAAATTCATTGGGAATTGCGACTTCTCGCGTTTCAAATGGACATCCCATCATTAGTATTAATAATAgaacaataattatatttttaaatttataattttatactatatcatattcttttattatatattttttcatatacctatgtaaaatataaatttatatagctaaatattttatttctaatacATAcctaacttattttttttaaatatattttttatttacttctGTTCATTTCACTCATTTTCATATGATTAtccaatttaatattattttcactCCTTATTTAATCTATTTTTTCATGACAAAATgtccaatatatatatattttacatcTTTCTACCTTTTTTACTTAGCtaaattaattcttttataacTAGACATTATTTTACCTATTTAGATCTATTTTTTTACTACTAAACATTTACTTAtttcttatatatttattttataaccTAACTCTACCATTATtatttaggttttttttacatattttacgTTTTGCTTTACTATACCTATTCTTTAGTAGctaaacatttatttttttattcataattttttgtattttcttacttttatCTTCCTATCCTAAATcattatttcataattttttcagATTATTTGCATTAATCCTAtactttaaattatatttttgatataacaagtTAGGTCAACTATAACAAAATAACCCACATTAGATCCACAAAAGATCGGGGAATAGCTTTACCTTGTTTGGGCTAGAGGTGGCCCAAGACAAAGGCGGCCCAAGTATTGCaccagcccattaaatcccttTCAAAACACACTATTTGGTGCTTCAAGGGCCCCTCCAAGTGATGTCATTTAGGCCTAAACTCACTCTCCCTTCACCTCCCAAAACGGCGTTGTTTTTTTAGGTCCTAACCCCAACTATACtattttctttacttctttcccctttcattttctctttttgttttctctctctaccgtCGGCTTCTCCaccttctctctaaaacaaAATCTCATTCCCTTTCTCCACCttctaaaccctaaaccctaaactcGAAATCTAAACCTACCTTTTTCTTCACTTCCCAGCCAGTAACTCCTCGTTCTCTCTCCCTTTCAACCACCAATtgaaaaccctaaaccctgTGACTATCctaaaagagaaggaaaaaaaaaaagcaaaccCTTTCCCAATCCCTCTTAGTTTTGAAATTCTTAAAGGCTTTTTCTTTGGATTTCTTGgttgtgttttttttaaattttttttctttctttttatggtAGTGCATATGAGGTAAAACTTAAGGCttgcagttttttttttttttttgatctCTTGATTGTGGCTGTTGGTTGCTAATAGAAAgctaggatttttttttgttttaattttagggTTTTTGATCTCTCAATAAAATCTGCCCCCTTAGTTTGTTTCAATCCGACTTCCCcttttaacctaaaattttaAGAGTTCTTATAGAACTCGATTGTCCAAGTTTTTGGATAATCAAAAAGTGAAATCAAGCTCTTCTGAGCATGATTTCACAAGTGAGGGGCTCcaagttaaaagaaaatctatGGGTGGCAGTTTGAGGTGACCCAAATCCGAATGCCCAAGGGGCATTGAATGCTTTGTGGAGGCTTGTTTCCTAAAAGAGTTGACTCTGGAGGCCATGCATCCCAATTTTTTTACtgtgatttatttatttcatttattatttattattattttttattttggagagaaaaaaaataggtgTCTACATCCATTAATACTTTGTCTAGGAAAAGTAGAATAATCGTTCTATGCTTCTTCGAACTATTTGGGTTTGcctaaactaattttctagACTAAATCTACTCATCAAAATACCCATTTGTACAAACCCataaaatcaatatttttacCATAGGTGAGCTATAGCAAGTGAGAAATCTACCCAAATCCTCTAGTTCGCAGGCATCAATAATTATGGAACAATAAACCATATTTTCAGAATAAAAAATCTATGGTTTAAAGATTCAAGAGTGAGAAAAAtctcttttttcatttaaaacccaaaaccacactcaaatctttcaaaaacGGTGATTTTGAGCAAAAATGGGTTGAGAAGCTTAAAAGTTAGGGCTTTACCCTCATGAGCAAAAATGGGTTGGCTTCTTGTTATCATCCTTTACATCCTATCTTGAGAAGTTTGgatcattttcatcaaatccTAGATTTAAGTGGGAACAAGTGCATTTGAAACTGTCCACTATTTCTAGTAATGTAATGTTTTTCTAATGAGACCTTACTTAATATAACCACTACGCCTCAATGGAGTCGCCAAAATGTAGAATGGTTTTTGTAATAGGAAGAGAGGAAGAGttacaaataagtaaaaatatgTGCTAGAAGTAGTGGAGAGGAATATCAGAGTAGCCCTTAAAGTATTGAGTGTTGTGGCAGATGGAAAAAAATAGGTGAGCAATAAAGTAAAGTTGAGAATAAGATGAAGAAGGACTAAGTAgtagagaatttgagagagaataCTTAAGAGAGAGAGCTAAAAGTGAAAATGTGTCTACACTAGCTCAATAAACAATTATTCAAGAACAATTTTTAATGCACATAATGGGTAACATTATTGAGAAGAGATTCAATGTACATAATGAGTAACAGttattgaaacccattatgtgAACATTGAAGTAGAGATATTACTGTGTATAATGAGTAACAGTTAGAAACCCATTGTGTGATTATTGAAATAGTAGGTTTTTATAACCCTTAATGCTATAATAAGACTTGCTCTTAAGTAGAAGGTATGAGGGATAAGGTGTAAGTGAACAAGGTAAAAAGGAGAAACACTTGTACGTCAAGAAAAGGTTAAGAGAAGACCTCTTAACTACCTACATATCAAAACCACCAAGTCAAATTCTCAAAAACATTCCAAAGTGAAATTAACCCATGAACCTTACcacttatttttagttattttcaCTATTGTTCGCACAATATAGCTATTTCACTAATtctaattgtttttattactttttgtaTGGCATGATGCTATTGTAAAACAActcttaaagaaataataagtTAGCAACTAAAATCAAGTATCTACTTGGATCGTACAGCCAATGGGAGACTGCATAATAGTTTAGCCACAACTTTagaaatttttcctttttcttgtttaatttGTGGCTCAAGCATATCAATAGgttaatttaaacttgaaattaGTCCTGACTAGTTCATGTCAAGTTTTATAATGAATTACTTTacgtttattaattttttcaattaaattcaatactaaaatgagaaaagaataCATACTATACTTGGTACTACGTTAACTATCactgtaaaaaaaatattatttacttttttataaaagaaaaaaggaaaaaaaattaatatatactaaTGCTCCTTGATAGATCATAAATGTTTTAGATTGTACCTCGGATGACtgttgttttttctttttattattgctcccaaaaacctttttgaaaaaaagagctaattataaaaagaaaaatcaattataactgaaaacaatcaaaattaaataagtaaaaatataacacaaaccacaaaataattaattgttctatataaaagtaaaatcatgcaatttattcttttaaaaacttttattttagtttaaattaattataaatattaagtttCATTTGTATGCATGCACATACACTTTACTTTTGCTTTTGCAAACGCaaaataagtaataaaaaCGAAGGATGCCAAGAAGGTGACACATTGCAATAAAGAAGGGCTCTTCTTCATATGAAAGAGGGTGATGGAACTGTCTTCACATGCAATCAACTTTAATTGTGTTCCATTTTAGTTACCGTCTTCACATGCAGATTGCCAGTAAGGCTTTGCTTGGCAAGGTGGAAAAGTGGGTAGAAAATTAAAGtagaaagaaaatggaaagtAAGAAGAAATAGAGAGAATTAATCATTCACATATCTCGGGTAACTTCTTATATGGttgcatttatatatatatatatatgcacacatttttcatttatttggaaattaaaaataaatgaaaatcttGTATCTACCGGCTTCTTGTCATCTTATGCTGTCTACTGCaacatttaatgtaaaaccAATCGTTCTAGAGATTTGGTAACCAAAAGACACAAAACAATATGAAAGTCATCTATAAGGCTCCATAATGAAAGTCATCTTATTAACATTCATTTAATTACTtcttaataattattatgattaactTGTGAAATTTTAACACTATCTATATGACCTCAAATCCCTACTCAAAGaatatgtttatttaattatttcacGACTACAATTTATTCACTTTTGCTAATATAACACTTTCATATCTCAACTACCTAAAAGGcacctttcttcttttcttggcTTAATGTAGTGTCATTTAAAACTCAGTGTATGATCTCTTAGAGGCAGCTTTAGcctaacaaattaaaataaggaCTCTATTAATaagtaaaagaatatttttttaataatataaaataatataactgAAATCAAAAGTGAAAAAAGTAACATACTCTTCTTTGTTATATAGTATCGACTGAATATTAATGAATGCAACTTCCATGGATATTTTGCATGAAtctcttatttatttaaaaagaaaaaataatgagaattttttgtCCATTTATATACGGGCATTTGTCGTCTTATGCTGCAAAACTAGTGTATAAGCATTGTGTCTATACAAGTTTTGAAGcacaagcaaaagaaaagcaatAGCCAAGATTGTAGAAATTTGATAACCAAAACTATCATGGCTACCAATCCTCCCACAAATGTCCAGTTTACCAACTCTTCTGACGAAATACTATATCTGAATGCCGTCAACATCTGGGTTGGGCCTCCGCAGTCTTATATTCCATTGAAAGTTCCAGTTGGGCCAACGTTGGGGGTTACTCAGCAAGGTTCAGTTGTAGGCATTGAGTACAAATTCAAGGACAACTATTCGTTGATTGTTGCCTGGATCAACAATGGAGTCTCCAACAAGGTATTGTATTCGTAACATATATAGTCATACAAAACACTGTTTACTagtttgaaataattaattaatctatATATCAACTGTGCTGTGCGCAGGTGTATGCTCAGATCCTTCCAGCCGGAACCGGTTCTCAGTCTGTGCAATGGGCTCAAATCAAAGAAAGTGTTGAAAAATCAGGCAACTCCTTCGACACTGCTTACCTATATGGATACAGGTGTGCTCTTGTAATTGATACAGTCGGCGCTACGCCAACACTAGGGGCAACATTTTCCCAGGCAACATAAGAACGGCAGCCAAGAGATGAAGGGTGaggctgttaaaaataaataatatgcGTGCTGGGTGGGTGCGGTACTAGTACTATCTACTActacaataaataaatttgacAGCCAGCATGCCACCACTACTGCATGCTCTCAGTGTCTTAAGTAATTATGTAACTGCTTTGTTTGTGTGTGTTTGTTATatgtaaaatatatttcagAGTATATCTAATCCTGTAATGTTTGTTTAATAAGTGTGAAATTATTACTTAAGCCTGCCCAATATTTTAGATATTAATTCATCCACCAACAAGAAATAGTTTGTCCTACATTTATCTAcctcatttatttaaatggttcTACTCAAGGGTAACATGCATGAATGGCTTAGATAAgcacttttcaaaattataaatctccctaaaaaaaattaaagaaaaagaaaattctcaAAACCTTTGgaacattaatttcaaattgaattatCATCCTAacaattttaatattcatgaaaataataattttcataactaATAAAAATCCTATGTTGGTAATTTATGTGATAATGAATTAGCCCATATTCGttatttcttttcctaaagttctacaatattaaaatagaaattaatattttgctcctgtttaaatattaatttctaTTAATGTTTGAAAGTTTTAATAATCTATATAGTTTActaattaaagtatgaaatgGTGAGAGTACCAACAAGTccatatattataaatttttctttaatttagtccctttatctcaaaattgattaatttaatcttGTATTTTGAGATTTTGTGCAATTGAGTCCCTCTATCCAACTCCACccaaattaatcattaatgGTGTGCATGTGGCATTGACAAGTCAGACAATGCTGATGCAGAGTCGACGtatcaaatcaaaaaaaatgaccatgtagcttttgtttttctttgtttctttcttttttcttccttttttgtcCAAAATTATGTGGTTTTAAGCCTATTATTTAAAGCAcattgttttttcatttttcttctttctgtcTCTCTCAAGccctctcttctctctctctacccTACCCTTCTCTCCCTAGATTTTGGTCACTAGCGGTTAGTCACCGGTggtaaaaaaatctaataaaaagtaccaaaaaattcattttttctcCCTCTTTCCTTTAATCGagatatttttttctcaaaatttatcCCGATTTTTGTagatataaaatcataaacttATTCAGGATTTTCCCTTATTTGGGATTATCGTTTGAAAATATCCTTCTACTGTTAATTTATGATCCAATTTGAGTATCAATTAACCTTAGTTGTGAATTTtacataatctaaaattaaaatcttgtTTGGCAAAGCTTAGTTTATTTCTAATCCTAAAGAGTCCTAAAACTACATACCACCTTAATGCTGTTTTCAGTTATTGTACATGAAAATAGTTAGCCGCCATTAAATAGCACTAACTCATCTTTGTGCTATATATTGCATAAAGTGCGCCAATGAGATCAATTGTATTGGACTACCATGATTTTTCTATGAAGACATCTGTTTGGTTTTATGTTATGCCTTGATCtaaaaatgatataaaaatgataagtgacgttatgattaataataattaatcaatcattagttGTAAGAGtctatttgatctaaaatagaaATACATGAacttgattgaatataatgaaaaaacaataatttatttgaattttttaaaatagtcAAGTGACTTTTCGAAGTATTACACCTATCGTAACAATGTGCTTGAACTTTCAAGTAAACTATCTCTCTCATCATACTTGGGCAACATTGAAATATCAGTAAATACacaaggataaaatgatgaaaatttgacatcTCTGTTCCATACACAGACAACGAGGAAAGGGGGGAGAGGAATTCCCCAACACTAGAGCCGATGGGCACCTAATTTAGATTTTGTGGTGACTCCTAATAAGAGACAAACCAAGAACTCCAACTTATCTTtagtctttttcttcctcGTGATTCTTTCCCTCTCGTCTTCATATTATACTTACCTTGTCAAGGGCCGTTCTTGTCTTCCCTGCTGCCAAAACCCCATTTCTGTTCTCCTTCGTCCTGACCACCCTTCTCATTCTTTGAAGCTTCTCAAATCATTGCTTTTTCATTGTTAAAGAAGACAAGCTACATTTTTCTAAATATCACACTtgtctaataattttttattactaactatattctttcttactttttatatgatttatattttgataatcGAAGCCGTTCGATTTTATGCttcatttatataaataatacatattactttttaaattaattaaacttatttaactacttttttatataaataaaattttaacattaaacataaaattttaaaaataatgttctTAATCAATGTGATTAAATTATCAActtgatttgaaattttatgtaAATTATAGGAAGAAATTGAATTCAATCATTATATGTATATCTGTTATGTTTTgaagtttaattttataatataaataaatgatttCTAATTTTCAGAATTATGAGTGAATTTGACAACTACAATATTAGGAAATAGAATGTGAGTGaagttaaaatagtttttcgtttaataaaattcaaatgtaGCTCGATTAACGAttaatgatatattaattaaaatcataattttattataaaataaaattttgaagataCAATTTAAGAATTAAGTAAATTTGATTCTCCTCTATGTCTATGAGGCGTGAATATGTCTTACTAACACattttaagttataattttgaaacatagatATGAACTTTGAGGTTTGAAAACAAATACATAACTATAATACTACACCGAGTTTACAATTGGATCGCCTATGATAGTATATTTGAATCGATATTTATGTTATCAATTGTCATctaatatatatgaaatatgtcttcccaaaaaaatattttgaagttTGTCATTAAATTTTTCACTAACACCCTTAAATTCAAGTATTTACTCTCATAAGTCTCCGTTGTGCAATTCCATCAACGCAGGGCAGAGTATAACTTCCACCCACGACCAAAATTTCATTCCTTTTCCAAGCCgaatttcaaatattttgcCTAATTACAAGGCCATTAACCATCGAGGATCCAACACATAGAACCGACATCGGAAGATTTTTCATGGCCGTAGACAAAATCATTCCACCACTATTCCTACACATCATCCCTTATCCAAGTACAAACCAAACCAAAGCTGTAACATTCAACCCCCAAACTTACAATCTCCGCCTTTGGGATGACCTTATCCTTGGTCAGAGTCAAGGAGCCATTGCACGCCATATTAGTTTTTAATAATAGTTGATGGAAtgaatgaatttgaaatattttaaagtatcgagtatctaaaaatttatatactCATTGTGCACATCATATACACCGGACATTGTGGACAGTGTAGTTACCCCGACTAGTAGGAGAAGTACGATGCTAACCATGTGTGACAGAGGAGGACATAGGATAGGATGCTATATTACGGTCATTTGCTATATGCATTGGACCATTTATAATAAGGATTAACTACCCTTAGATTACCCTAGATAGTGATCAGGGCACTGGAAAATGGCACTATCCCCGAGGCAAGACTCCTAGGACTTATTATTCTGTACTTCTTAAGCCTACAGTAACGATGTGACTGAACTTTAAGTAAAATCTCTCCCCACTCACATTTGgatattattaaaaatcagaaaatacacaaggataaaatgatcaaaatttgaTATCTCCACTCCATACACAGACAAGGAACAAAGGGGGGAGAGGAATTCCCCAACACTTGAGCCGATGAGTACCTAATTTAGATTTTGTGGGGATCCTAATAGGAGACAAAGCAAGAATTCCAACATCACTTATAA
Proteins encoded in this region:
- the LOC18586996 gene encoding uncharacterized protein LOC18586996; amino-acid sequence: MATNPPTNVQFTNSSDEILYLNAVNIWVGPPQSYIPLKVPVGPTLGVTQQGSVVGIEYKFKDNYSLIVAWINNGVSNKVYAQILPAGTGSQSVQWAQIKESVEKSGNSFDTAYLYGYRCALVIDTVGATPTLGATFSQAT